From Chromohalobacter canadensis, one genomic window encodes:
- a CDS encoding disulfide bond formation protein B gives MITRLAAMNVRRGCLLGLAMCVLMMGVALVLQYVYGLTPCPLCIGQRIAVLLAALVFAVGAVHNPVGRVGRGVYAGLGALAAALGVAVAARHVWLQSLPSESVPSCGPGLDYMMEVLPLWSVISRVLSGSGECAEIHGLLLGMSIPQWTLVGFAVLLLIPLGMLAGIVIRRR, from the coding sequence ATGATTACCCGATTGGCCGCGATGAACGTGCGTCGAGGCTGCTTGCTGGGCCTGGCGATGTGCGTGCTGATGATGGGCGTGGCCTTGGTATTGCAATATGTCTATGGGTTGACGCCTTGTCCGCTGTGCATAGGGCAGCGCATTGCGGTCTTGCTAGCGGCGCTCGTCTTCGCCGTGGGAGCGGTGCACAATCCTGTAGGACGTGTCGGGCGCGGCGTCTATGCCGGCTTGGGCGCCCTGGCTGCGGCACTAGGTGTGGCGGTTGCCGCGCGCCATGTGTGGTTGCAGTCGCTGCCTTCGGAAAGTGTGCCCAGTTGCGGTCCAGGACTGGACTACATGATGGAAGTGCTGCCATTGTGGAGCGTAATCTCGCGAGTGCTTTCAGGCTCGGGGGAGTGCGCCGAGATACACGGCTTGCTGTTGGGCATGTCGATACCGCAATGGACGCTGGTGGGGTTCGCCGTGCTGCTACTGATTCCATTGGGGATGCTGGCCGGTATCGTGATTCGCCGCCGTTGA
- the fruA gene encoding PTS fructose transporter subunit IIBC — protein MKAILITACPSGVATTFLAARRLEQAAQRRGWQVTVEMHGELEPPQPVSEADVRDAELVIVAADHVPEASRFADKRLFQAPIAEALPDPDAFLSRAEREAELFAGGDTVAPQAAPTSTAGGDDDQSQRIVAVTACPTGVAHTFMAAEALEEAGRGLGHHIRVETQGSVGAQNQLTEAEIADADVVLLACDIEVDDERFAGKRIYRTSTGNALKKARQTVQEALDEAAVESQGSAAGAGDKTAGKGKSVKDKGVYKHLLTGVSFMLPMVVAGGLCIALSFVFGIEAFKEEGTLAAALMQIGGDAAFALMVPVLAGYIAYSIADRPGIAPGMIGGMLASNIGAGFIGGILAGFLAGYAAKAITRYLKLPASVESLKPILIIPLLASLFTGLVMIYIIGTPVAGLLNALTSFLDSMGSTNAVLLGLLLGGMMCVDMGGPVNKAAYTFGVGLLSSETYAPMAAIMAAGMVPPLAMGIASMLAKRKFDTTEREGGKAAFVLGLCFITEGAIPFAAKDPLRVLPVCIIGGAVTGALSMYFGIQLMAPHGGLFVLLIPHAVNLALLYLLSIAVGAVIAGVTYAVIKPGASAMPVEEKVAS, from the coding sequence ATGAAAGCGATCCTGATTACGGCCTGCCCGAGTGGTGTGGCGACGACGTTTCTGGCCGCTCGACGCCTTGAGCAGGCCGCCCAGCGTCGTGGTTGGCAGGTCACGGTGGAAATGCATGGCGAGCTCGAACCGCCGCAGCCGGTGTCCGAGGCGGACGTGCGCGATGCCGAACTGGTTATCGTGGCCGCCGACCATGTGCCGGAGGCGTCGCGTTTCGCGGATAAGCGTTTGTTCCAGGCGCCCATCGCCGAGGCGTTGCCCGACCCGGATGCATTCCTCTCACGGGCCGAGCGCGAGGCCGAACTCTTCGCTGGCGGTGACACAGTAGCGCCACAGGCAGCGCCTACGAGCACCGCTGGGGGCGATGATGATCAAAGCCAACGTATCGTCGCGGTGACGGCGTGCCCAACGGGGGTCGCACATACCTTCATGGCGGCCGAGGCGTTGGAAGAGGCCGGGCGCGGCCTGGGACATCATATCCGGGTCGAGACCCAGGGTTCGGTGGGCGCTCAGAATCAGTTGACCGAGGCGGAGATCGCCGACGCCGATGTGGTGCTGTTGGCTTGCGATATCGAAGTCGACGACGAGCGCTTCGCGGGCAAGCGCATCTATCGCACATCGACCGGCAATGCGCTCAAGAAGGCTAGGCAGACCGTGCAGGAAGCCCTCGATGAAGCCGCCGTGGAGAGCCAGGGCAGTGCTGCCGGGGCCGGTGATAAAACCGCGGGCAAGGGCAAAAGCGTCAAGGACAAAGGGGTCTATAAGCACCTGCTCACCGGGGTTTCGTTCATGTTGCCTATGGTGGTTGCCGGTGGCTTGTGCATCGCCTTGTCGTTCGTGTTCGGTATCGAGGCCTTCAAGGAAGAGGGCACACTGGCCGCTGCCCTGATGCAGATCGGTGGTGATGCCGCCTTCGCCTTGATGGTACCGGTCCTCGCTGGGTATATCGCCTATTCCATCGCCGACCGGCCGGGGATCGCGCCCGGCATGATCGGCGGGATGCTGGCCAGCAATATCGGCGCCGGGTTCATCGGCGGCATCCTGGCTGGTTTTCTTGCTGGGTACGCCGCCAAGGCGATTACCCGGTATCTCAAGCTGCCGGCGAGTGTGGAATCTCTCAAACCGATTTTGATCATTCCCTTGCTGGCGAGTCTGTTCACCGGGTTGGTGATGATCTACATCATCGGCACGCCGGTGGCGGGCTTGCTCAATGCCTTGACCTCGTTCCTCGACAGCATGGGCTCGACCAATGCCGTGCTGCTGGGCCTGCTGCTCGGCGGGATGATGTGCGTCGATATGGGCGGGCCGGTCAACAAGGCGGCATATACCTTCGGTGTGGGACTGCTATCGAGCGAGACCTATGCGCCGATGGCGGCCATCATGGCGGCAGGGATGGTGCCGCCGCTGGCAATGGGGATCGCCAGCATGCTGGCCAAACGCAAATTCGATACGACCGAGCGCGAGGGGGGCAAGGCGGCTTTCGTGTTGGGGCTTTGCTTCATTACCGAAGGCGCGATTCCCTTCGCCGCCAAGGACCCGTTGCGTGTGTTGCCCGTATGCATCATTGGCGGAGCCGTGACCGGGGCCTTGTCGATGTATTTCGGTATTCAGTTGATGGCACCGCACGGTGGGCTCTTCGTGTTGCTGATTCCCCACGCAGTCAATCTGGCGCTGCTGTATCTCTTGTCCATCGCGGTGGGCGCGGTGATCGCCGGGGTGACGTATGCCGTCATCAAACCGGGCGCCTCTGCCATGCCGGTCGAAGAGAAAGTGGCATCTTGA
- a CDS encoding phosphoribosyltransferase, with product MKEQELPLQDRRDAGRRLAQRLQGHVDASALVLGLPRGGVPVAAEIAHALGATLDVMVVRKLGVPGHEEFAMGAIASGGVQVLDKPLIQRLGVDERRLESVIDHERHELERREHAFRGDRAYPSLTGRQVILVDDGIATGATMRAAIHAVRRLGAEHCTLAVPVAAPESLEALRPEVDHVVCLAAPEHFASVGQWYRHFDQTSDAEVSTCLRRSNDTGTT from the coding sequence ATGAAAGAGCAAGAGCTACCACTGCAAGACCGTCGAGACGCCGGCCGGCGCCTCGCCCAGCGATTACAAGGCCATGTTGACGCTTCGGCTCTCGTACTGGGTCTCCCCCGTGGCGGGGTGCCGGTTGCTGCCGAGATCGCGCATGCTCTAGGCGCCACACTCGATGTGATGGTAGTCCGCAAGCTGGGGGTGCCCGGTCACGAGGAATTCGCCATGGGCGCCATCGCCAGCGGTGGCGTACAGGTACTCGACAAACCCCTTATCCAGCGGCTGGGCGTCGACGAACGGAGACTCGAATCGGTCATCGACCATGAGCGCCACGAACTCGAGCGTCGCGAACACGCGTTTCGCGGCGACCGAGCTTACCCCTCGCTCACCGGCCGGCAAGTGATACTGGTCGACGATGGCATAGCCACCGGTGCAACCATGCGCGCGGCGATTCACGCGGTGCGCCGCCTAGGCGCCGAGCACTGCACTCTGGCGGTGCCGGTGGCAGCTCCCGAGAGCCTCGAGGCCCTGCGCCCCGAGGTCGATCACGTCGTATGTCTGGCAGCGCCGGAACACTTTGCCTCGGTGGGTCAGTGGTACCGGCATTTCGACCAGACCAGCGACGCCGAGGTGAGCACCTGCTTGCGCCGTTCGAATGACACAGGCACGACATGA
- the cra gene encoding catabolite repressor/activator yields MTLAEIARLAGVSRTTASYVINGQAAERRIRPETVAHVMAVVAKHDYRIDAQAAALRRGASRTLGFIVPDLENTSYARLAKRLENGARRLGYQLLIAGSDDDPDTERELARALRAQRCDALIVASSLAMDDPFYPDLMASGLPIIALDRALDPERVVCVVSNNHQAAGALTRSVLDAEVARIAWLDAVPELSISVERRAGFLETVREASLDDPILLSGARYDRATGAALMRRLIDEHGIPDALVTASYVLLDGVFDVLLEQGGLPEELRLATFGDDRLLDFLPLAVNSLPQHHDRIAELALTRAMQAASGDYRPGIDIIERSLHDRRALKRTHAPIG; encoded by the coding sequence ATGACTCTCGCAGAAATCGCTCGACTGGCGGGCGTCTCGCGTACCACGGCCAGTTACGTGATCAACGGCCAGGCCGCCGAGCGGCGCATCCGCCCCGAGACGGTGGCGCACGTCATGGCCGTGGTTGCTAAGCATGACTACCGTATCGATGCCCAGGCGGCGGCGCTGCGTCGGGGCGCGAGCCGCACGCTGGGCTTCATCGTGCCGGACCTGGAAAACACCAGTTACGCCCGCCTGGCCAAGCGTCTGGAGAATGGCGCGCGCCGTCTGGGCTATCAGTTGCTGATCGCGGGCTCGGACGATGACCCAGACACCGAACGCGAGCTGGCGCGTGCCTTGCGCGCCCAGCGCTGCGATGCCCTTATCGTCGCCAGCAGCCTGGCCATGGATGACCCGTTCTATCCCGACCTAATGGCGAGTGGTCTGCCGATCATTGCGCTCGACCGCGCCCTAGACCCCGAACGCGTGGTCTGTGTAGTCAGCAACAACCATCAGGCTGCCGGCGCTCTGACGCGCTCGGTGCTCGACGCCGAGGTCGCTCGCATCGCTTGGCTGGATGCAGTGCCGGAGCTGTCGATCAGTGTGGAACGGCGGGCAGGCTTTCTGGAGACGGTTCGCGAGGCATCTCTCGACGACCCGATATTGCTCAGCGGTGCGCGCTACGATCGTGCTACCGGTGCGGCACTCATGAGGCGACTGATCGACGAACATGGCATTCCCGATGCTCTCGTCACTGCGTCCTATGTGCTGCTCGATGGCGTCTTCGATGTTCTGCTCGAACAAGGGGGGCTACCCGAAGAGCTGCGTCTGGCGACATTCGGTGACGACCGTCTGCTGGACTTCCTACCTTTGGCGGTCAACTCACTGCCCCAGCATCACGACCGCATCGCCGAGCTGGCCCTGACCCGTGCCATGCAGGCGGCATCCGGCGATTACCGTCCCGGCATCGATATCATCGAACGCTCGCTGCACGATCGCCGAGCTCTCAAACGGACACATGCACCGATTGGTTGA
- the rsd gene encoding sigma D regulator, with the protein MLEDTKTALERWGGVHTLIDRWLQQRYDMLVTLMELREACDAELESVSKARIDAFSEALMDYISGGHFEVYPKLRDEAVAFDDRDALALADRLLGRLEMSTQMVLEFDNDYSTPTRCQHYVTRLPAWLERLSKALTERFALEDHLIARLHAVHAPSSGVEDSSTPRALS; encoded by the coding sequence ATGCTGGAAGATACCAAGACGGCCCTTGAGCGTTGGGGCGGGGTGCACACGCTCATCGACCGCTGGCTACAACAACGCTATGACATGCTGGTGACTCTGATGGAGCTGCGCGAGGCCTGCGACGCGGAGCTGGAGTCGGTTTCCAAGGCACGTATCGATGCCTTCAGCGAAGCCCTGATGGACTACATCAGCGGTGGTCATTTCGAAGTCTATCCGAAGCTGCGCGACGAGGCAGTGGCGTTCGATGATCGAGACGCCCTGGCTCTGGCCGACCGTCTGCTCGGAAGACTGGAAATGTCCACGCAGATGGTGCTGGAGTTCGACAACGACTATTCGACGCCGACGCGCTGCCAGCACTACGTGACGCGTCTGCCGGCCTGGCTAGAGCGCCTGAGCAAGGCGCTTACCGAGCGCTTCGCGCTCGAGGATCACCTGATCGCACGGTTGCATGCTGTGCACGCACCGTCTTCCGGCGTTGAAGACTCCTCCACACCGCGTGCCTTATCGTAA
- the gshA gene encoding glutamate--cysteine ligase: MHGLARQGRFGRLRRGIEKEGLRVDGAGRIAQTPHPHALGSKLAHPYITTDYSEALLEYITPVYCRPDDALAFLGDLLRYSYRQLGDELIWPASMPSRLDGNDSVTIADYGTSNVGTMKHVYRKGLDVRYGRIMQSIAGVHYNVSLPENLWPMLRELEGRDGESLEGYRSSRYFDLIRNFRRHSWLLLYLFGASPALDRSFLTGPAPDHLEALGEHTLAGRYATSLRMSDLGYQNKVQEQLKICFNSLSNYVGTLRHAISTPWPDYQRFGVNVDGDWRQLNANILQIENEYYSDIRPKRVARHDETPTQALEARGVEYIEVRCLDLDPFTPLGIDETQMRFLDTFLMWCLLSESPWIPDEECDRLDDNRRLVVERGRDPELKLSVGDRQRYLRDWSHDIFAELDGVAELLDTNEEGTPHRDALAALAPRLDDPELTPSGQLYAQLVNEGVEYLDQARALAEQQAAELREAPMDRAREALFEQLVETSHQQQGDIERADHEDFATFLAHYFERAGKPLSVA, translated from the coding sequence ATGCACGGGCTGGCTCGCCAAGGGCGATTCGGCCGCTTGCGCCGCGGCATCGAGAAAGAAGGCTTGCGCGTCGATGGCGCCGGGCGCATCGCCCAAACGCCCCATCCCCATGCCCTGGGCTCCAAGCTCGCGCATCCCTATATCACCACCGATTACTCGGAAGCATTGCTCGAGTACATTACGCCGGTCTACTGTCGCCCCGACGACGCCCTGGCGTTTCTCGGTGATCTACTGCGCTACAGCTATCGGCAGCTCGGCGATGAATTGATCTGGCCGGCAAGCATGCCGAGCCGCCTGGATGGCAACGACAGCGTGACCATTGCCGATTACGGCACCTCCAATGTCGGCACCATGAAGCACGTCTACCGCAAGGGGCTCGACGTGCGTTACGGGCGCATCATGCAGTCCATCGCCGGTGTTCACTACAACGTCTCGCTACCCGAGAACCTGTGGCCGATGCTGCGTGAGCTCGAAGGCCGCGACGGTGAGAGCCTGGAGGGCTATCGCTCCAGCCGCTATTTCGATCTGATCCGCAACTTCCGGCGTCACAGCTGGTTGTTGCTGTACCTGTTCGGAGCGTCGCCGGCGTTGGATCGTAGCTTCCTGACCGGTCCGGCACCCGATCATCTCGAAGCGCTGGGCGAGCACACATTGGCAGGACGTTACGCCACAAGCCTGCGTATGTCCGATCTTGGCTATCAGAACAAGGTGCAGGAGCAGCTCAAGATCTGCTTCAACTCGTTGTCCAACTACGTGGGTACGCTACGCCATGCGATCAGCACGCCATGGCCGGACTATCAGCGTTTCGGCGTCAATGTGGACGGCGACTGGCGCCAACTCAACGCCAATATCCTGCAGATCGAAAACGAGTATTACAGCGACATTCGTCCCAAGCGAGTGGCGCGTCACGACGAGACGCCCACCCAGGCGCTAGAGGCGCGTGGTGTCGAATACATCGAGGTGCGCTGTCTGGATCTCGATCCTTTCACGCCCCTGGGTATCGACGAGACGCAGATGCGCTTTTTGGATACCTTCCTGATGTGGTGTCTGCTCTCCGAGAGCCCGTGGATTCCCGACGAGGAGTGCGATCGCCTCGACGACAACCGCCGCCTGGTCGTGGAGCGCGGCCGTGATCCTGAGCTCAAGCTGAGTGTCGGCGATCGCCAGCGCTATTTGCGCGACTGGAGCCACGACATCTTCGCTGAGCTCGACGGTGTCGCCGAGCTGCTCGACACCAATGAAGAGGGCACGCCGCATCGCGACGCCCTCGCGGCGCTCGCGCCGCGCCTCGACGACCCCGAATTGACGCCGTCCGGCCAGCTTTACGCCCAGTTGGTCAACGAAGGCGTCGAATATCTTGATCAAGCGCGTGCCCTGGCCGAGCAACAGGCGGCCGAGTTACGCGAAGCGCCTATGGATCGGGCGCGCGAGGCGTTGTTCGAGCAGCTCGTCGAGACCTCGCATCAGCAGCAAGGCGATATCGAACGCGCCGATCACGAGGATTTCGCGACCTTCCTGGCGCATTATTTCGAGCGTGCAGGTAAACCTCTCAGCGTCGCGTGA
- the pfkB gene encoding 1-phosphofructokinase, whose translation MARVLTLTLNPALDLAIRLPSLVLGAVNRTDATHLEAAGKGVNVARVLVALGHEVAVTGFLGGDNDGAFVRAFADWGLKDAFLRLAGDTRINAKLAETEGRVTDINGPGLEVARDDLTALYAALEVRVADAATRPDAVVIAGSLPPGVTPDDLAALIGWLRGHDVPVWVDTSGTALNAAIAATPSAVKPNETELAEWAGEPLEDAASRLAAATRLHASGIEHALVSLGDEGMLWVGPAGRWQATPPRVEVASTVCAGDTLLAAMLHGQLAGLPAEDALRLASGLSAEAVRHVGVGDTHAPDLDQLQQCTRVRRLDDNAREDS comes from the coding sequence ATGGCGCGCGTGCTGACATTGACTCTCAATCCTGCCCTGGATCTGGCGATTCGTTTGCCCTCGCTCGTCCTGGGGGCGGTCAATCGCACCGATGCCACTCATCTCGAGGCGGCGGGCAAGGGCGTCAACGTCGCCCGGGTGCTGGTCGCGCTGGGACACGAGGTGGCGGTGACCGGCTTTCTGGGCGGCGACAACGATGGCGCTTTCGTGCGCGCCTTCGCCGATTGGGGGTTGAAGGATGCTTTCCTACGTCTGGCCGGCGACACGCGCATTAACGCCAAGCTAGCCGAAACCGAGGGCCGGGTCACCGATATCAATGGCCCCGGTCTTGAGGTTGCGCGTGATGATCTGACGGCGCTTTATGCCGCGCTCGAGGTACGAGTGGCGGACGCCGCGACACGCCCCGACGCGGTGGTGATCGCCGGTAGTTTGCCGCCAGGCGTAACGCCCGACGACTTGGCCGCCTTGATCGGCTGGCTGCGCGGGCATGACGTACCGGTTTGGGTGGATACCAGCGGTACGGCGTTGAACGCCGCGATCGCGGCCACGCCCAGCGCCGTCAAACCCAACGAGACGGAATTGGCCGAGTGGGCCGGCGAGCCCTTGGAAGACGCTGCGTCGCGACTGGCCGCCGCCACACGCTTGCATGCGTCAGGCATCGAGCACGCCCTGGTGTCGCTGGGCGACGAAGGCATGCTATGGGTCGGCCCCGCCGGGAGGTGGCAGGCCACGCCGCCGCGCGTCGAGGTCGCAAGTACGGTATGCGCAGGCGATACGTTGCTGGCGGCGATGCTCCACGGACAGTTGGCGGGCTTGCCTGCCGAGGACGCGTTGCGCCTGGCGAGCGGTTTGTCTGCCGAGGCGGTGCGCCATGTCGGGGTGGGTGATACGCATGCCCCGGACCTTGACCAACTCCAACAATGCACGCGCGTGCGTCGGCTCGACGATAACGCGAGGGAGGATTCATGA
- the ptsP gene encoding phosphoenolpyruvate--protein phosphotransferase: protein MLTLTSEDVLLDRHADDWRDALNQAGEALVEAGRVAPGYRDGLHEREAQSSTYLGNGITIPHGTPESREHVKTTGVRVLQFPDGIEWHDGQRVTLLVTIAAQSDEHLDILRQLTHVLDRDGVAERLAAADSREEIITLLSKAPVEARLDADTLCLGFPARDRFELALAAAARLRQVGSVDSSFVAEINTLEPVALGQGLWLVSSAQGVITPTLGVATPEQAFSGPKGPVNAVFCLAAQGDAHRGLLERLGSLLDAGDGESLADADAATLLARLSGESAEAETARATVLNAHGLHARPAKQLVQVARRQTMPVKVRLLEGSAEAVSAASLTKVIGLGARRGQTLVFSAEGDGASEALEALVAAVRDGLGEHVTPLQEASFEAPVDEDESLPAPLEDDVAHPAVPASPGLAIAPAFVMRTPRFEYPERADGLDDTRRGDSAAQLARLDAAIRAAAEQLRALVRTAQGGEVAEILSMHEEMLDDPELREAAHESLSTGTSAEAAWWSAIDTAARAQENLADRLLAERAADLRDVGRRVLGILCGVRLPTPPETPYILITDDVGPSDVARLDTAKVRGLVTARGGATSHSAILARALGIPAVVGGGERVLTLANDIEVIVDGERGRVIPAPSDERRSRTELRLKEHEMREREAYAARHEEARTQDGHRVEVAANLGNTAHAADAVERGAEGVGLLRTEFVFMAHPEAPDLDTQIAEYRQAIDALDGRPLVARTLDVGGDKPLPYWPLPQEDNPFLGLRGIRLALTRPEVLETQLRALLTAAGDRPLRIMFPMVKDIAEFRAAREIFDRVQAEVQASDVQLGVMIEIPSCALLAPSLAAEVDFFSIGTNDLTQYTLAIDRGHAELSAQADGLHPAVLALIRMTVEAAHAQGKWVGVCGELASDAQAVPVLVGLGVDELSVSARQVPMVKARLRELTLEIARQHAELALSQSTSDAVREALEAL, encoded by the coding sequence ATGCTGACACTGACAAGCGAAGACGTTCTACTCGACCGGCACGCCGATGATTGGCGCGATGCCTTGAATCAGGCTGGCGAGGCCTTGGTCGAGGCCGGCCGTGTGGCGCCCGGTTACCGTGACGGCTTGCACGAGCGCGAGGCGCAGTCGTCGACCTACCTGGGCAATGGTATTACCATTCCTCACGGCACTCCCGAGAGTCGCGAACACGTCAAGACCACCGGCGTGCGGGTGCTGCAATTTCCCGATGGTATCGAATGGCATGATGGGCAACGCGTCACCTTGCTGGTGACCATCGCCGCGCAGAGCGACGAGCATCTCGATATTCTGCGCCAGTTGACGCACGTGCTCGATCGCGATGGCGTAGCTGAGCGTCTGGCGGCTGCCGACAGCCGCGAAGAGATCATTACGCTGTTGTCCAAAGCACCGGTCGAGGCGCGTCTGGATGCCGATACGCTGTGCCTGGGGTTCCCCGCGCGCGATCGCTTCGAGCTGGCGCTGGCCGCCGCGGCGCGCTTGCGCCAGGTGGGCAGCGTGGATAGCAGCTTCGTGGCCGAGATCAACACGCTGGAGCCGGTAGCGCTGGGCCAGGGATTATGGCTGGTGAGCAGTGCCCAGGGCGTCATCACGCCGACGCTGGGCGTGGCGACGCCGGAACAGGCCTTCTCGGGCCCCAAGGGGCCGGTCAATGCGGTGTTCTGTCTGGCGGCGCAAGGTGATGCGCATCGCGGTTTGCTCGAACGCCTGGGTAGCCTGCTGGATGCCGGTGACGGCGAGAGCCTCGCCGATGCCGACGCCGCGACACTGCTGGCGCGGCTGTCCGGTGAGTCCGCCGAAGCGGAGACTGCGCGCGCGACGGTACTCAATGCCCACGGGCTGCATGCGCGGCCGGCCAAACAACTGGTGCAGGTTGCCCGACGCCAAACCATGCCGGTCAAGGTGCGTCTGCTCGAGGGCAGTGCTGAGGCGGTCTCGGCGGCGAGTCTGACCAAGGTCATCGGATTGGGTGCGCGACGTGGCCAGACGCTGGTGTTCTCCGCCGAAGGGGATGGCGCCAGCGAGGCACTGGAAGCTCTTGTCGCGGCCGTCAGGGATGGCCTCGGTGAGCACGTGACACCTCTTCAGGAGGCGTCGTTTGAGGCACCTGTCGATGAGGATGAGAGCCTCCCCGCGCCCTTGGAAGACGACGTCGCGCATCCCGCCGTGCCGGCATCGCCGGGGCTTGCCATCGCGCCGGCCTTCGTGATGCGCACGCCGCGCTTCGAGTACCCCGAGCGGGCCGATGGCCTCGACGACACCCGTCGCGGCGACAGCGCCGCGCAACTGGCGCGCCTCGATGCCGCGATCCGAGCAGCTGCCGAGCAGCTTCGTGCCTTGGTTCGGACCGCTCAGGGCGGCGAGGTCGCCGAGATCCTCTCGATGCACGAGGAAATGCTCGACGACCCCGAGCTGCGCGAAGCGGCGCATGAGTCGTTGAGTACTGGAACGAGTGCCGAAGCGGCATGGTGGTCGGCCATCGATACCGCCGCCCGCGCCCAGGAAAACCTCGCCGATCGGCTGCTTGCCGAGCGTGCCGCCGATCTGCGTGACGTCGGCCGGCGTGTGCTGGGCATCCTGTGCGGTGTGCGCCTGCCCACGCCGCCGGAGACGCCTTACATTCTGATCACTGATGACGTCGGCCCCTCGGACGTGGCGCGCCTGGATACCGCTAAGGTGCGCGGTCTGGTCACTGCGCGCGGCGGTGCGACCTCGCACAGCGCGATTCTCGCCCGGGCGCTGGGTATTCCCGCCGTGGTAGGTGGCGGTGAACGCGTGCTGACGCTGGCCAATGACATTGAGGTGATCGTCGATGGCGAGCGAGGCCGCGTGATTCCCGCACCGTCCGACGAGCGTCGCTCACGCACCGAGCTACGCCTGAAAGAGCACGAAATGCGTGAGCGCGAGGCCTATGCCGCGCGCCATGAGGAAGCGCGCACGCAGGACGGGCATCGTGTCGAAGTCGCCGCCAACTTGGGAAACACCGCGCACGCGGCGGATGCCGTCGAGCGCGGCGCCGAGGGCGTGGGGCTGTTGCGTACCGAGTTCGTGTTCATGGCGCACCCCGAAGCACCGGATCTGGACACCCAGATCGCCGAATATCGCCAGGCGATTGACGCCCTCGATGGTCGCCCGTTGGTCGCTCGTACGCTGGATGTCGGCGGCGACAAGCCGCTGCCGTACTGGCCGTTGCCCCAAGAAGACAATCCGTTCCTCGGCTTGCGTGGCATTCGTCTGGCGCTGACGCGTCCCGAGGTGCTCGAGACGCAGCTGCGTGCCCTGCTGACTGCGGCGGGCGACCGCCCGTTGCGAATCATGTTCCCGATGGTCAAGGACATCGCCGAGTTTCGCGCCGCCCGCGAGATCTTCGACCGCGTGCAGGCCGAGGTTCAGGCTAGCGACGTGCAACTGGGCGTGATGATCGAGATTCCCTCGTGCGCGCTGCTGGCACCGAGCCTGGCCGCCGAGGTAGATTTCTTCTCCATCGGCACCAATGACCTGACCCAGTACACCCTGGCCATCGACCGCGGTCACGCAGAGCTCTCGGCCCAGGCCGATGGCCTGCATCCCGCCGTGCTGGCGCTGATCCGCATGACCGTTGAAGCCGCCCATGCTCAGGGCAAATGGGTCGGCGTGTGCGGCGAACTGGCCAGCGACGCCCAGGCGGTACCCGTGTTGGTGGGGCTGGGCGTCGATGAGTTATCGGTCTCGGCGCGGCAGGTACCGATGGTCAAGGCACGGCTGCGCGAGCTGACCCTCGAGATAGCACGCCAGCACGCCGAGCTGGCCCTGAGCCAGTCGACCAGCGATGCCGTACGCGAAGCGTTGGAGGCACTCTGA